A genomic segment from bacterium encodes:
- the hemN gene encoding oxygen-independent coproporphyrinogen III oxidase encodes MNTNIATNGEALVSPREVPRAIWEKYATRGPRYTSYPTAPIFTESFDREQAHRRWETCADEISLYTHIPYCKRLCLYCGCHMSVAHDRAIATPYVDRLLAEAKLAASAIGSRKRVRQMAMGGGTPNFLLPADMARLHAGLREVFDFPADGERSIEIDSRTFDLDYIDVLLDAGMNRVSLGVQDLDPEVIDRLRKGQDRDHVARIVEAFRARGLSAINFDLMYGLPGQTEETFGHTIDDVIAMRPTRIALFGYAHVPWLKKHQQVLERYGVPEEAERLAVFGTAYEKLTGAGYRPIGMDHFAEPDDELSVAQSAGTLNRNFMGYTTYRGLDLIALGESAISDVAATYIQNDKERKGWEASIDAGRLAWTKGLILSDDDVARRDLIIELFANLNLDVPAYEKRHGLVFGEAYAGELARLADFESDGLVTLSGEQIHVTPLGRVAIRNICMVFDRYLDPTRQRYSKTV; translated from the coding sequence ATGAACACAAATATCGCAACCAACGGCGAGGCGCTCGTCAGCCCGCGCGAGGTGCCGCGCGCGATCTGGGAAAAGTACGCGACGCGCGGACCGCGCTACACGAGCTATCCCACCGCGCCGATTTTCACCGAGTCGTTCGATCGCGAGCAGGCGCACCGGCGCTGGGAGACGTGCGCGGACGAGATCTCGCTGTACACGCACATCCCGTATTGCAAGCGGCTTTGCCTTTACTGCGGCTGCCACATGTCCGTCGCGCACGACCGCGCGATCGCGACGCCGTACGTCGACCGCCTGCTCGCCGAGGCGAAGCTCGCCGCGAGCGCCATCGGTTCGCGCAAGCGCGTGCGCCAGATGGCGATGGGCGGCGGCACGCCGAACTTCCTTCTGCCCGCGGACATGGCGCGCCTGCACGCGGGGCTGCGCGAGGTGTTCGATTTCCCGGCCGACGGCGAGCGCAGCATCGAGATCGACTCGCGCACGTTCGACCTCGACTACATCGACGTGCTGCTCGACGCGGGCATGAACCGCGTGAGCCTTGGCGTGCAGGACCTGGACCCGGAGGTGATCGACCGCCTGCGCAAGGGGCAGGACCGCGACCACGTCGCGCGCATCGTGGAGGCGTTTCGCGCCAGGGGCCTTTCCGCGATCAACTTCGACCTGATGTACGGCCTGCCGGGTCAGACCGAGGAGACGTTCGGGCACACGATCGACGATGTGATCGCGATGCGCCCGACGCGCATCGCCCTGTTCGGATACGCGCACGTGCCGTGGCTCAAGAAGCACCAGCAGGTGCTGGAGCGCTACGGCGTGCCGGAGGAAGCCGAGCGGCTCGCGGTGTTCGGCACGGCGTACGAGAAGCTGACGGGCGCGGGGTATCGGCCGATCGGCATGGACCACTTCGCCGAGCCGGACGACGAGCTGTCCGTGGCGCAGAGTGCGGGAACGCTGAACCGCAACTTCATGGGCTACACGACGTATCGCGGGCTCGACCTGATCGCGCTTGGCGAATCGGCGATCAGCGACGTGGCGGCGACGTACATCCAGAACGACAAGGAGCGCAAGGGCTGGGAGGCGTCGATCGACGCGGGCCGGCTCGCGTGGACCAAGGGCCTCATCCTTTCGGACGACGACGTGGCGCGGCGCGACCTGATCATCGAGCTTTTCGCGAACCTCAATCTGGACGTGCCCGCGTACGAGAAGCGGCACGGGCTCGTCTTCGGCGAGGCGTACGCCGGCGAGCTGGCGCGCCTTGCGGATTTTGAATCCGACGGGCTCGTCACGCTGTCCGGTGAGCAAATTCACGTCACGCCGCTTGGTCGCGTGGCCATCCGCAATATATGTATGGTATTCGATCGTTACCTCGATCCCACAAGGCAACGCTACTCGAAGACCGTATGA
- a CDS encoding ferrochelatase produces MSAEEQDAIPPQADPDTAVVLLNMGAATTAESIEPFLYELFADPYIIQLPLGFLYQKPLARLIAKRRAPKMAPHYARIGGSPLLPQTLAQADLALERRARRRS; encoded by the coding sequence ATGAGCGCCGAAGAACAAGACGCCATTCCGCCGCAGGCCGATCCCGACACGGCCGTCGTGCTTTTGAACATGGGCGCGGCGACGACCGCCGAGTCGATCGAGCCTTTCCTCTACGAGCTTTTCGCCGATCCCTACATCATCCAGCTTCCGCTCGGCTTCCTTTATCAGAAGCCGCTCGCGCGACTCATCGCGAAGCGCCGCGCGCCGAAGATGGCGCCGCACTACGCGCGGATCGGCGGCAGCCCGCTTTTGCCGCAGACGCTCGCGCAGGCCGACCTCGCGCTCGAGCGCCGCGCGCGCCGGAGGTCGTGA
- the hemH gene encoding ferrochelatase produces MKELAARGIRRVVALPLYPQFSQTTSATSLDELREFNERAGLDTLAVPSYPMLPEMIDAMMRRWEEAIADMAAWPRPIHVLLTAHGVPELYVRRGDPYITEVERTARAITERLPKDLPLNVAYQSRLGPVSWVKPYLDHEAARLASEGIRTLVMFPITFVSEHIETLYELDIQVADIAKAAGVEKVVRVATVQDHPRFIEGLARLTRAALDGAP; encoded by the coding sequence GTGAAGGAGCTGGCCGCGCGCGGAATCCGGCGGGTGGTGGCGCTACCGCTGTATCCGCAGTTTTCGCAGACGACGAGCGCGACGTCGCTTGACGAATTGCGCGAGTTCAACGAGCGCGCGGGCCTGGATACGCTGGCGGTGCCGAGCTACCCGATGCTGCCGGAGATGATCGACGCGATGATGCGCCGGTGGGAAGAAGCGATCGCGGACATGGCCGCGTGGCCGCGTCCGATCCACGTGCTTTTGACGGCGCATGGCGTGCCGGAGCTGTACGTGCGTCGCGGCGATCCGTACATCACGGAAGTGGAACGCACCGCGCGCGCGATCACGGAGCGATTGCCGAAGGATCTGCCGCTGAACGTGGCGTATCAAAGCCGGCTCGGACCCGTGAGTTGGGTGAAACCGTATCTCGACCACGAGGCCGCGCGGCTCGCGAGCGAGGGCATCCGCACGCTCGTCATGTTCCCGATCACGTTCGTCTCCGAGCACATCGAGACGCTGTACGAGCTCGATATCCAGGTCGCGGATATCGCGAAGGCGGCGGGCGTGGAGAAGGTCGTGCGCGTGGCGACCGTGCAGGATCACCCGCGCTTCATCGAGGGCCTCGCGCGCCTGACGCGCGCCGCGCTCGACGGCGCGCCGTGA
- the hemG gene encoding protoporphyrinogen oxidase, which translates to MPDEVFDVAIAGGGPAGLAAAWRLRARKIVVLEAAAHSGGNARGERVDGYLIERGPHTFMGSAEHMFALAEEVGIANELAEAAPEAKARYIYRDGAFHALPASPVSAMTTPLLSLRGKLRVAAEPFIPGRSKPDETVADFFARRLGAEAAEYLAGTFISGIYAGDPTRLGIRAAFPLFHQFEREGGSLIRGAMKYMRAKKKSGVATRKGLWGFAAGLGRPFEAIADTLPDGAVRTGAAVKVVRRENDLFVLEGDGFSVRARAAIVAAPPPQASAMIRALDAEAANLLAEIPLPPVAVVHLGGKKTPQTIEGFGGLVPRRYGIRTLGVVFASCLYPGRAPEGRFLHTQYLGGALDTGILDLTDDDLIALAKADHEKLLGRADIDFARVVRHPVAIPQLAPDHPERIAELQRLASAHPGLAFAGNYISGVAVNHAVGSGFDAAARLEHFFASAATRA; encoded by the coding sequence ATGCCCGACGAAGTTTTTGACGTCGCGATAGCCGGCGGCGGGCCGGCGGGCCTGGCGGCCGCGTGGCGCCTGCGCGCACGGAAGATCGTCGTGCTGGAGGCGGCCGCGCATTCCGGCGGCAACGCGCGCGGCGAGCGCGTCGACGGCTATCTGATCGAGCGCGGGCCGCACACCTTCATGGGAAGCGCGGAGCACATGTTCGCGCTTGCCGAGGAGGTGGGCATCGCCAATGAGCTCGCCGAGGCCGCACCCGAGGCGAAGGCGCGGTACATCTATCGCGATGGCGCGTTCCACGCGCTGCCGGCCTCGCCCGTCTCCGCGATGACGACGCCGCTGCTCTCGTTGCGCGGCAAGCTGCGCGTCGCGGCCGAGCCGTTTATCCCCGGCCGCTCGAAGCCCGACGAAACCGTGGCGGATTTTTTCGCGCGGCGCCTCGGCGCGGAGGCCGCGGAGTATCTTGCCGGCACGTTCATCTCCGGCATCTACGCGGGCGATCCGACGCGCCTTGGCATCCGCGCGGCGTTTCCGCTTTTCCACCAGTTCGAGCGCGAAGGCGGCAGCCTCATTCGCGGCGCGATGAAATACATGCGCGCGAAAAAGAAATCGGGCGTCGCGACCCGCAAGGGGCTTTGGGGATTCGCGGCGGGGCTTGGCCGGCCGTTCGAGGCGATCGCCGACACGCTGCCCGACGGCGCCGTGCGCACCGGCGCGGCGGTGAAAGTGGTGCGCCGCGAAAACGACCTCTTCGTGCTCGAGGGCGATGGATTTTCCGTGCGCGCGCGCGCGGCGATCGTCGCGGCGCCGCCGCCGCAGGCAAGCGCGATGATCCGCGCGCTCGACGCCGAGGCCGCGAACCTTCTCGCCGAGATCCCTCTGCCGCCGGTCGCCGTCGTGCATCTGGGCGGCAAGAAGACGCCGCAAACGATTGAGGGTTTCGGCGGGCTCGTGCCGCGCCGCTATGGCATCCGCACGCTCGGCGTCGTGTTCGCGTCGTGTCTGTATCCCGGCCGCGCGCCCGAGGGCCGTTTCCTGCACACGCAATACCTCGGCGGCGCGCTCGACACGGGCATCCTCGATCTGACCGACGACGATCTCATCGCGCTCGCCAAGGCGGATCACGAAAAACTGCTCGGCAGGGCGGACATCGATTTCGCGCGCGTCGTGCGTCACCCGGTGGCGATCCCGCAGCTTGCGCCCGATCACCCGGAGCGCATCGCCGAATTGCAGCGCCTGGCGAGCGCGCATCCGGGGCTCGCGTTCGCGGGGAACTACATCAGCGGCGTCGCCGTGAACCACGCGGTGGGTTCGGGCTTCGACGCGGCGGCGCGGCTGGAGCATTTCTTCGCAAGCGCGGCGACGCGCGCGTAA
- a CDS encoding iron-sulfur cluster assembly scaffold protein, whose protein sequence is MLQDKGCVLPKSAKRSVHHYYLKGLSRPRVAGLPVAGESVPGRDGLSARFSLRVRELGEDARAGPDDDNARNSAGAAIVAERAEASSAASREDASDDAHAGSSDEKIGDCPHFVIDEVDYTASTCVVLLAVCERLAERARGGTMASASAISPADLIADFADIPSAKFDRAILAVAALRSALIKAREHAGDVSSPSHSEGVSV, encoded by the coding sequence ATGCTTCAGGACAAAGGCTGCGTTCTTCCGAAAAGCGCCAAACGCAGCGTCCACCATTATTACCTGAAGGGCTTAAGCCGGCCGCGTGTCGCGGGCTTGCCCGTCGCGGGCGAGTCCGTGCCCGGGCGCGACGGCCTGTCCGCGCGCTTTTCCCTGCGCGTGCGCGAACTCGGGGAGGATGCGCGCGCGGGTCCGGACGACGATAACGCGCGGAACTCCGCCGGAGCCGCGATCGTCGCCGAGCGCGCCGAGGCGTCATCGGCCGCGTCACGCGAAGACGCGAGCGATGATGCGCACGCCGGTTCATCCGACGAAAAAATAGGTGACTGTCCCCATTTTGTGATCGACGAGGTCGATTACACGGCGTCGACGTGCGTCGTGCTTCTGGCCGTGTGCGAGCGGCTGGCCGAGCGAGCGCGCGGCGGCACGATGGCGTCCGCGTCGGCCATTTCGCCCGCGGACCTCATTGCCGATTTCGCCGACATTCCATCCGCCAAATTCGATCGCGCCATCCTCGCCGTCGCGGCGTTGCGCAGCGCGCTCATAAAGGCCCGCGAGCACGCGGGCGATGTTTCATCCCCATCACATTCCGAAGGAGTTTCCGTATGA
- a CDS encoding sulfur reduction protein DsrE: MKVAYVFTTQGHTVSYKLGKMILPQLEEGRHGVDVVGMFFFEDNTYVLRKGDPIGERLAKVARDKGMLLMGCDQCAFERQIADDLVEGATIGCFPDLYGALGGNPPDLVISL; the protein is encoded by the coding sequence ATGAAGGTTGCGTACGTCTTCACCACGCAGGGTCACACCGTCTCGTACAAGCTCGGCAAGATGATCCTGCCGCAGCTCGAGGAAGGCCGCCACGGCGTGGATGTCGTGGGCATGTTCTTTTTCGAGGACAACACCTACGTGCTGCGCAAGGGCGACCCGATCGGCGAGCGCCTGGCGAAGGTCGCCAGGGACAAGGGCATGCTGCTGATGGGCTGCGACCAGTGCGCGTTCGAGCGGCAGATCGCCGACGACCTGGTCGAGGGCGCGACGATCGGCTGCTTCCCCGATCTCTACGGCGCACTTGGCGGCAACCCGCCGGATCTGGTCATCTCTCTGTAG
- the serS gene encoding serine--tRNA ligase, which translates to MLDRKFVRENMDAVRAMLAARKTDLDTASLEALDAERRALLAEIEGLRHKQKAASEEIARIKREKGDASAIIAEMGGISTRVKEAEPRLREIEEQYDALLFTLPNLPDDETPRGMSEADNVRRRDWGEPRRFEFEVRDHVAIGEALGILDMERAAKMSGARFVLQMGTGARLSRALTAFMLDMHTREHGYVEVLPPFMVNTEAMTGTGQLPKFSEDLFRIEGRDLWLIPTAEVPVTNIHRDETISADELPKKYVAYTPCFRAEAGSHGKDTRGMIRVHQFDKVELVQITRPEDSKTAHEELTAHAEKVLQRLELPYRVMELCTADLGFAARRCYDLEVWLPSQNTYREISSCSNFGDFQARRAGIRFRDKTEKSSQLAHTLNGSGLAVGRTFVAILENYQNADGTVTIPPALRPFMDGMERIEE; encoded by the coding sequence ATGCTCGATAGAAAATTCGTCCGCGAAAACATGGATGCCGTGCGCGCGATGCTCGCCGCGCGCAAGACGGACCTCGATACCGCCTCGCTCGAAGCTCTTGACGCCGAACGCCGCGCGCTTCTCGCCGAGATCGAGGGGTTGCGCCATAAGCAAAAGGCCGCAAGCGAAGAGATCGCGCGCATCAAGCGCGAAAAGGGCGACGCGTCGGCGATCATCGCCGAGATGGGCGGTATCTCCACGCGCGTGAAGGAAGCCGAGCCTCGCCTGCGTGAGATCGAAGAACAATACGACGCGCTGCTTTTCACTCTTCCGAATCTGCCGGACGACGAGACCCCGCGCGGCATGAGCGAGGCCGACAATGTGCGGCGTCGCGATTGGGGCGAGCCGCGAAGATTTGAATTCGAGGTTCGCGATCACGTCGCCATCGGCGAGGCGCTCGGAATCCTCGATATGGAGCGCGCCGCGAAGATGTCCGGCGCGCGTTTCGTGTTGCAGATGGGCACAGGCGCGCGGCTCTCCCGCGCGCTGACCGCGTTCATGCTCGACATGCACACGCGCGAACATGGATACGTGGAAGTGCTGCCGCCTTTCATGGTGAACACGGAGGCGATGACCGGCACGGGTCAGCTTCCAAAGTTTTCGGAGGACCTGTTCCGCATCGAGGGGCGCGACCTGTGGCTCATCCCCACGGCGGAGGTGCCGGTGACAAATATCCACCGCGACGAGACGATCTCCGCCGACGAGCTGCCGAAAAAGTACGTCGCGTATACGCCGTGCTTTCGCGCCGAAGCCGGGAGCCACGGCAAGGACACGCGCGGCATGATCCGCGTGCATCAGTTCGACAAGGTGGAGCTTGTGCAGATCACGCGACCGGAGGATTCAAAGACCGCGCACGAAGAGCTGACGGCGCACGCCGAAAAGGTGTTGCAGAGGCTGGAGTTGCCGTATCGCGTGATGGAGCTATGCACGGCGGACCTCGGATTTGCCGCGCGGCGCTGTTATGACCTGGAAGTGTGGCTGCCGAGTCAGAACACGTACCGCGAGATCAGCTCGTGCTCGAACTTCGGTGATTTTCAGGCGCGGCGCGCGGGGATTCGCTTCCGCGACAAGACGGAGAAAAGCTCGCAGCTTGCACACACGCTGAACGGCTCGGGTCTTGCCGTCGGGCGCACGTTCGTCGCGATTCTGGAGAACTACCAGAACGCCGACGGGACCGTGACGATCCCACCGGCGCTGCGTCCGTTTATGGATGGCATGGAGAGGATTGAGGAATGA
- the proC gene encoding pyrroline-5-carboxylate reductase, which translates to MLTDKSIVLIGAGNMGEILIRGLIAGEFVTPDRVTAVEIHAERRQLIAERYRCRVSDDPTLAQDADIVVLAVKPQGLAEAIETLRDIIKPTQLVVSILAGIHTERIEAGFAAKIPVVRVMPNAPASVLEGASAIFAGKHAGERELALTRSIFEAVGKVVTVSHEALMDVVTGLSGSGPAFVFMMIEALSDAGVQLGLPRKVANMLAGQTVQGAAKMFLDTGKHAGELKDLVATPGGTTFAGLRALEKGIFRSTVMDAVEAATRRSIELGKI; encoded by the coding sequence ATGCTGACCGACAAATCCATCGTCCTGATCGGCGCGGGGAACATGGGCGAGATTCTGATCCGCGGGCTCATCGCGGGCGAATTCGTCACACCCGACCGCGTCACCGCCGTGGAGATTCACGCCGAGCGGCGGCAGCTCATCGCCGAGCGATACCGTTGCCGGGTTTCGGACGATCCGACGCTCGCGCAAGACGCCGACATCGTCGTACTCGCCGTGAAACCGCAGGGTCTCGCCGAGGCGATCGAAACGCTTCGGGACATCATCAAGCCGACGCAGCTTGTCGTGTCGATCCTTGCCGGCATCCACACCGAACGCATCGAGGCGGGCTTCGCGGCCAAGATTCCCGTCGTGCGCGTCATGCCAAACGCGCCCGCGAGCGTGCTCGAGGGCGCGAGCGCGATTTTCGCGGGCAAACACGCGGGCGAACGCGAATTGGCGCTGACGCGCAGCATCTTCGAGGCGGTGGGCAAGGTGGTGACGGTGAGCCACGAGGCGCTGATGGACGTCGTCACCGGGCTTTCCGGTTCGGGGCCGGCGTTCGTGTTCATGATGATCGAGGCGCTCTCGGACGCGGGCGTGCAACTTGGCCTGCCGCGAAAGGTGGCCAACATGCTCGCCGGGCAAACCGTGCAGGGCGCGGCGAAGATGTTTCTGGATACGGGTAAACACGCGGGTGAATTGAAGGATCTCGTCGCCACGCCGGGCGGCACGACGTTCGCCGGCCTGCGTGCGCTCGAAAAAGGCATCTTCCGCTCCACGGTGATGGATGCGGTGGAGGCCGCGACGCGCCGCAGCATCGAACTCGGCAAGATCTGA
- the dnaA gene encoding chromosomal replication initiator protein DnaA → MKSDWTRVKQLLSERIDPNDFQTWIEPIVVDNENPEEIRLRAPNKFVQEWFNEHYATFARDLLYETTARTPRLTVGVAQAGPFQGRLAMELPAIPRLQAVAPAKRKAERARAAAQAVGLNERYDFKRFVVGSGNQFAFNAAMAVANDPGRKYNPLFFYGDTGLGKTHLLHAVGHHMIEQRGATPRVVAMTCERFTNELIQSLRARTIASFRKKFRQVDVLLVDDVQFLAGKERTQEEFFHTFNELHGNGAQIVVTCDRPPHEIDKLEDRLRSRFGWGLIADIQMPDLETRVAILRSREKEQQVVLPQETAYFLAENFSRSVRELEGAFVRLSAYASLHDVEITTDLAREVLKKFIDQPAAQLTVEQIQKAVCDQYGVRMADLLGARRQRAIALPRQIASYLTREMTELSYPEIGYAFGGRDHTTIMHAHRKIGDLRSRDPRIEQAVVALERRLRGGA, encoded by the coding sequence ATGAAATCCGACTGGACAAGGGTCAAACAGCTTCTCTCCGAGCGCATCGATCCCAACGACTTCCAGACCTGGATCGAGCCGATCGTTGTGGATAACGAGAACCCCGAGGAAATCCGCCTGCGCGCTCCCAACAAGTTCGTGCAGGAGTGGTTCAACGAGCACTACGCCACCTTCGCGCGCGACCTCCTGTACGAAACGACCGCGCGCACGCCGCGGCTGACGGTCGGCGTCGCGCAAGCCGGACCGTTCCAGGGGCGCCTGGCGATGGAGTTGCCCGCGATCCCGCGTCTCCAGGCCGTTGCGCCCGCCAAAAGAAAGGCCGAGCGCGCGCGCGCCGCCGCCCAGGCGGTCGGCCTGAACGAGCGCTACGACTTCAAACGCTTTGTCGTCGGCTCGGGCAACCAGTTCGCGTTCAACGCGGCGATGGCCGTGGCGAACGACCCGGGGCGCAAATACAACCCGCTTTTCTTTTACGGCGACACGGGGCTTGGCAAGACGCACCTGCTCCACGCGGTCGGCCATCACATGATCGAGCAGCGCGGCGCGACGCCGCGCGTCGTGGCGATGACGTGCGAGCGCTTCACGAATGAACTGATCCAGTCGTTGCGCGCGCGCACGATCGCATCGTTCCGCAAGAAATTCCGCCAGGTGGACGTCCTGCTCGTGGACGATGTGCAGTTCCTAGCGGGCAAGGAGCGCACGCAAGAGGAGTTCTTCCACACCTTCAACGAGCTGCACGGCAACGGGGCGCAGATCGTGGTCACGTGCGACCGGCCTCCGCACGAGATCGACAAGCTGGAAGACCGCCTCCGTTCGCGCTTCGGCTGGGGGCTCATCGCCGACATCCAGATGCCCGACCTGGAAACGCGCGTCGCCATCTTGCGCAGCCGCGAAAAGGAGCAGCAGGTCGTCCTGCCGCAGGAAACGGCCTATTTCCTCGCGGAAAATTTCTCGCGCTCGGTCCGCGAGCTCGAGGGCGCGTTCGTGCGCCTGTCGGCCTACGCTTCGCTGCACGACGTCGAGATCACGACCGACCTGGCCCGCGAGGTGCTGAAAAAATTCATCGATCAGCCGGCGGCGCAACTCACGGTCGAGCAGATCCAGAAGGCGGTGTGCGATCAGTACGGCGTTCGCATGGCCGATCTTCTCGGCGCCCGCCGCCAGCGCGCCATCGCCCTGCCCCGCCAGATCGCAAGCTATCTCACCCGCGAAATGACCGAGCTGAGTTACCCGGAGATCGGTTACGCCTTCGGCGGCCGCGACCACACGACGATCATGCACGCGCACCGGAAGATCGGCGATCTGCGCTCGCGCGATCCGCGCATCGAGCAGGCGGTTGTGGCGCTCGAACGCCGTTTGCGCGGCGGAGCCTGA
- the dnaB gene encoding replicative DNA helicase, with protein MTDDTLSEIGPPFSDEAELSVLGAIMLRPDTIDQIRDRLLPEHFYRDAHRHVYATMCALHDERTAIDPVMLHESLTRQGLLESIGGTPFIARLADVTPTSANIAHYARIVVDKALLRRLINESRTTLAKAHAAAEPAPKIIDDALSRILGVSFEQDKGSVLEIREVMKDVLAEMKALAKSGKTMSGIPSGFYGLDEMTNGFQRGDLIILAARPSMGKTALALNIARHAASNAGGDAHTIFFSMEMPRQSIGMRLVCTDAGLPLASFRAPKLVEENFSQLARAAAELYDLPLFVDDSAALSVLDIRTRARRLKAQRGRLDLIILDYVQLVRPGESLKVREQEIARISRELKQIAKELDVPVVALAQLNRMLESRGNKRPMLSDLRESGALEQDADLILFLYRAWVYKQRAEGMSDERRARDDMPEEDMRAGPNDAELIVGKHRNGPTGTVSLRFAPEFARFENPAHAYQEEYDEY; from the coding sequence ATGACGGACGACACGCTTTCTGAAATCGGCCCGCCGTTTTCCGACGAGGCCGAACTTTCGGTCCTGGGCGCGATCATGCTGCGCCCGGACACGATCGACCAGATCCGCGATCGGCTTCTCCCCGAGCACTTCTACCGCGACGCGCATCGTCACGTGTACGCCACGATGTGCGCCCTGCACGACGAGCGCACGGCGATCGATCCCGTCATGTTGCACGAATCGCTGACGCGGCAAGGTCTTCTCGAGTCGATCGGAGGCACGCCGTTCATCGCGCGGCTGGCCGACGTGACGCCGACGAGCGCGAACATCGCGCACTACGCCCGCATCGTCGTGGACAAGGCGTTGCTGCGCCGGCTCATCAACGAGTCGCGAACGACGCTCGCCAAGGCGCACGCGGCCGCCGAGCCGGCGCCGAAGATCATCGACGACGCGCTTTCGCGCATCCTCGGGGTTTCCTTCGAGCAGGACAAAGGCAGCGTGCTCGAGATCCGCGAGGTCATGAAGGACGTGCTCGCGGAAATGAAGGCGCTCGCCAAGAGCGGCAAGACGATGTCCGGCATTCCGTCGGGATTCTACGGGCTCGACGAGATGACCAACGGCTTTCAGCGCGGCGATCTCATCATCCTGGCCGCGCGGCCGTCGATGGGGAAAACCGCGCTGGCGCTCAACATCGCCCGGCACGCCGCGTCGAACGCGGGCGGCGACGCGCATACGATTTTCTTTTCGATGGAGATGCCGCGCCAGTCGATCGGCATGCGCCTTGTCTGCACCGACGCGGGACTTCCGCTGGCGAGCTTTCGCGCCCCCAAGCTCGTCGAGGAAAACTTCTCGCAGCTCGCGCGCGCGGCGGCCGAGCTATACGATCTGCCGCTTTTCGTCGACGACTCCGCCGCGCTTTCCGTGCTCGACATCCGCACCCGCGCCCGCCGCCTCAAGGCGCAGCGGGGGCGGCTTGATCTCATCATCCTGGACTACGTGCAGCTCGTGCGTCCGGGCGAATCGCTCAAGGTGCGCGAACAGGAGATCGCCCGCATCAGCCGCGAGCTCAAGCAGATCGCCAAGGAGCTCGACGTGCCGGTCGTCGCGCTCGCGCAGCTCAACCGCATGTTGGAGTCGCGCGGAAACAAGCGGCCGATGCTCTCGGATCTGCGCGAATCCGGCGCGCTCGAGCAGGACGCCGACCTCATCCTGTTTCTCTACCGCGCGTGGGTTTACAAGCAGCGCGCCGAGGGCATGTCCGACGAGCGCCGCGCGCGCGACGACATGCCGGAGGAGGACATGCGCGCCGGGCCCAACGACGCCGAGCTCATCGTCGGCAAACACCGCAACGGCCCGACCGGCACGGTAAGCCTGCGTTTCGCACCGGAGTTCGCGCGCTTTGAAAATCCGGCGCATGCGTATCAGGAGGAGTACGACGAGTATTAG